A stretch of DNA from Candidatus Methanomethylophilaceae archaeon:
TTTCCTTTCTTTTCCCTGAGGCAAAGACGATTGCCCAGGACATTGCCAGGATGGTTACAGTGCGGACAGCAGTCCCTAGGTTGGGGTCGACGTCCTCTATCCCAACCTTCCCCAGCAGAGCTGTCGCGGCGCCGAACACCGCCGATCCCAGTGCATAGAGAAGCCAGCGGGAACCCTCTGCCGAAGAGGTTTCTACATCCTGTTTCTCTATCATCAGCAGGGTTCCGGCGAGTATCAGGGCGACCCCGAAGATTCCGACGGCCGAAATGGATTCCCCCAGGAATGCGACAGCCAGAATCACCGCAAGGACTATGCTGAATTTGTTCACCGAAGCGACTTTGTTGACCTCTCCCAGCTGCAGCGCATTGAAGTAGCATAGCCAGGTGGCCCCGGTGGCGAAACCGGAAGCCATAAGGAAAATCCAGGAGCGAAGATCGATGCTCAAGATTCCCGACCAGGAACCGGATATCGCGACGATCGTCCAGGCGAACAGGGAAGCGACCACAGTGCGGAACGCCGTGGCCACGGTCGAATCGATCCCGCGGAGGCCGCATTTCGCGACTATGGAAGTGAAGCCTGCGCAAACTGCCGAGCAAACCGCAAGCAATATCCACATAGGGCCACCGTCATAAGCGGTAGACGCAGGAAAGTTAAAGCGATTTACTC
This window harbors:
- a CDS encoding EamA family transporter; translated protein: MWILLAVCSAVCAGFTSIVAKCGLRGIDSTVATAFRTVVASLFAWTIVAISGSWSGILSIDLRSWIFLMASGFATGATWLCYFNALQLGEVNKVASVNKFSIVLAVILAVAFLGESISAVGIFGVALILAGTLLMIEKQDVETSSAEGSRWLLYALGSAVFGAATALLGKVGIEDVDPNLGTAVRTVTILAMSWAIVFASGKRKEMGGIDRRSMTFIAMSGLTTGSAWLFLFGALQTGPASVIVPISKLGVVVTVIFSLIVFKEALTKRRAAGIACIVAGTALMALQ